GAAAAATAAGGCAATCATTTACGCCTTTCCTtgggcgctgctgctgctctttgATGAAACGCTGGCCTGGGCGAACGAAATACAACTTACTCGGGAGCAACACCGCCTGGGGCAGAACATGGAATCCATTTGTTTCGTTCTCCGCCTGGTGGCGATCGGAAGTTTAATttgtcatttttaatttgtaatatggaatttttaatttaaagtaaaacgcaaaaaacgctgcgaatatttcaaaaataacggCCGCTTTAGACAAAAAATAACTGCTTGGATTTCAAAAATAACGGCCGCTGCGGTTGAAAGCAGTGCTCTTTTCGGCGCTCCCAATAAGCAGTGCGAGAAATCCGACACTTTTCCAATAAGCAGTGAACTGCTTTGTTCTTTTCCAATAAGCAGTGAACTGCTTTTTCGCGCCATTTCCGGTTGCACTGCTTGGGCCAAAGCAGTCAGCTTATGTCCGCTTTAAAAGACAgtcatttttttgaataacgaaaagctgccaaaaaaagctttttaaaaattcaaatataatttaaaattttaactaaaataaaaacaaaaaaaatccctaacaacttaattaagtaaaattataaagaattaatttttacatttagtAAGGAttttcagtgatttttaaacaCAAATGTTTTAAGTCatttaatgcatttattttttaagtttttgtttgtcaaCTTGGAAGCCAGTCGCATTTGCCGGCGACTACAAGTAcagaagttttaaataaataatataaatagctAACATCTAGGTGGAagtcataaattaatttaaattagtttagaGAGAGTCCAGTTGTGGGCACTGGAAAGTCTAGACCTCGTTGCACTCCAGATAGATCTGGCGACAGTCGAATCCGGAGCGTCCCCTGCGTCCGGCGTCATACAGTTCCTCGAAGTTGCTGCCACTGCTGCGGCCCAAAACATAGCTGGTGGCATATCTAGATtggggaatttaaaaaattattagtgATATGGTTaccatattttctttttttttttagtttccaaccaatattttaatcaaagtttttataaaatttattacaaaCCCAAATAGTGTGGTAACAacatttgataaaataaaacaaaaaatgcagtattttcaagaaataagcgtaaatttaaattataaattataaatcttTTTGAAAACCTCTATATAGTTTTACAAAGGCAAAAGtttcagtttaatttattaaatatttaatttcagctttaaaatgtttgaataTAATGACTGTAAATAattctaaatataaattactgacttactcttttaaaaattaataaacttgGTTTCAAAAGTGACCCCCAATACTTACGATCCCAGCTGGCAGAagatgctgctgccgccgatcTCGCGAACGCACTCCGTGTTGGCGTCGCACATGTACTTCTGCGTGCACTTGTCCTCCGAGCTGCGGTAAGTGCGGACGTAGCCCTTCATCAGCGAGATGCCGGCGACGACGGCGTCGCTCACCGAGTCCCGCTTGCCCAGCGAGCGGGCGGCCAGGGAACGGTGCGAGAAGGAGGTCTTCAGGGCGTCCAGCAGGTTCATCACGATCTGAATGAACTGTGGATGCGGAAGGGGGAGCGATTTGTTCAGTGGAGTGGAGTGTGTGcggtgtgtgcgagtgttgaTTGGGGGCAGAAAGGGTGGGGTAGAGGGAAGGGTAGAGGAAGCATTAGTCAATTAGTTATGCATTTGCTGTGCCAATACTAGAGTGGTGTGTGTGTTTcggtgtgtgtgagtgtggttGTGTGTCTGTCAGTGTGCACGGGAACAATTTACATTCTCAGCACTGGGCAACAAGATTCGGGCATTAATCATTTAATTAGGCAACTAAACTGATACCCAGTAACTACTCCGTATAATAGATTTCCTTAGGGtaatataaacctaatttttaatattttgatcagaaaatcaatttgggaaatattttaaaataagtcaAGTAATTCTTCCGCTTTAGggtattctaaaatattttcttcactTTATAATTAAGTCTTTTTTGATCCCAAAACCTTAGATCGTCTAAACGGAATATCTAgaatttcttataaaaatgCGAGTTAGAGTAAGATGAATAAGCGTAATTGGTTGTtataagaaaaacataaagaaatttggatttttacaATTCAATAGATAGCTCATAAACTCATCGAATAATCCCTAATCAACGCCCAAGTCTTGTTGCCCGCTGTTATTCTCGGTGTTGTGAAAGCAATAAAGATGTTTTACCTCGCCAGCTTGCTTGGCCATCGAGTTGACTTGGTCGGGGTCTCTGGAGCCTAAAACGGCAGACATCACAGCCACCAATATGCCCTGTGCGATTATTAGCGAGGTAGAGGTAGAGGAGGTAGGCGGGAAGCAAACATAATCAAGAGAATAAGAAGAGCCAGGCACCCAGAATCAGTATAAGATGtaagatataaaatataacgaaacgaaacggtaACAATCGAACAGCAAAATTAcgataaagcaaaacaaaagtggCACAAAAGCAATCAGTGAGTGTATACCATGTTATGGGCTAATGGATCGGTAGATTACCTGCATGGGAGATCCGCCGTTGTCGACCTTATCGATGCCATCGCTAGGGGCTCCACCGCCCAGCAAGGTGTTGATGATGCGAAGACCTGTGGAGATAAATAGCGAGCGATTATTAGTTATGGGAAAATatggtatatattttatgggaaATATTTGGAAGGTATCCTTACCCATCGAGATGACATTGGCCCAGGGACTGCCACCCAATCCAATGGAGCTATCCACGTCGTCGGACTTGGTGGGCGCATTCACGGCGTTGTTGAAGAACATGGTCATCACGGTGGACAGCATGTTGGACCAGGTGAATCCGCCTGGTCCGCCCACGCTCTCCTGGATCTGATTGGTCTCCAGATCGTCCTCGATGTCATCCAGGGCCACCTTCTTCGAGGCATTCGGCTTGACCGCGAACTTCCGGGCCGCAGACTCGTCGCCGCCCCGGTAGACAGGCGACTGGGTCACCTGGTGCTGCCGCTGGTAAACCTCCTGCTGCGGGAAGGCGTAGGTCATCAGCAGGCAATTGCTGGCCACTATGGAGAGCAGCAGGCAGGCGTGCACTTTCCGTTGATTCCACATGACTACTGAAAGAGACCAAAGTCGGTTAGAGATGTTTGAAATTCATCGGGGGTTCCAAACCCCAAGCCATTCGCATAACAACGCTTTCACATTGCCCAATTGCGAGCGAGGGAGTTTCCTGAACTCGGGCACGGGTGGCCCATTTAAATGGCACATGCTTGGCCCGATTTTAGTTTGTCATCTACTAcatctaattaaaataatctttCGACCCcaaaacaatattatttttttctaaatagaaattattaaaaaactaaaaatatttttccaactatGATCGTTTTCTATTGtcattcaaaattatttttagtcaaatattttaataaagatttttCCTGGCATTCCAATAGCAAGTGCTTTACACCCAACGCCTAATCCCAAATCGCAGTCAAAATTTTCCCATTGCCGAGGCTTCAAATATGTTACAATTTCCATGGAAACCAGATAAGAAAGTTGTAGCGGCGCGTAATTAAAGGCGAGGCGTCTTCATTCGCTTCCGAAACATCCAGAAACGAGTCTAACTGCTCCCAATTAAGGTGTCGGTCAAACCGAACCTGTTCCCCAGTGGATAGTTCCCCAGTTAGTCGGCAAGTCGGTGGAATTGAAGAGGAGCACTTGCGGCAGGGAAATTAACCGAGTGGCAGGTTGGGCAACGTAGAAAGCCGCCGCCACAGGTGAGGTGGCAAGTACCGGCAATTAGTAACGACTTCCGCACGGCGATCGGTTGGCTGGATTAGCGATATTAGCATCGAGAACCATTCACAATTCGAATTAGAATGGTATCGCCAATGTGAATGGTTCTTGGGTCTTCTTTTCATCGCGATCTCTGCTATGGTATCATACAGGCCATATAACCAGTCTAACTAGCGGTTCTTTCGCTCAGATGTCATGCAACAGGTTCCCGTTACAATTAATAAAGCCAACGAGGCTGCGGAATGCCAATGGCTGTGAGATTGCAttgatttccatttaattgccGGCCGGAGAACAGGCTCTCCAGAATGGGTCAGCATGGAAATGTGGTGGCCTGCAAGGTTATTAATCGGTCATCTCCATCTCACGGTGGCTCCCAAGTGGACTTTTGATTGTTTGTGACACAATTCGACCCAGTTCCGTGGAAATTATGGTGGCCATGTAAATTTAGAAAGCTGTTAGAGCGGGAGGCGCTGACTTTTTAAACGTGATTCAGCGATTAGTGGCTAAGATAATGGTAATTAATAGCCGGAATGTGTGGCAGAGAAATTTCATCGATCTGGCCAAGTGGGAAATTAGCCGTGGAAATTGTGATGGACAAATTAGTCACATCGATATCTCCTCAGCGGTATTTTATGACATAATTCGAGCCAGGCTCGTTATCTTCTGGCTTTTCTTCTTCTCTGGCTCAAAGGAAAACACGCAACTCTAATTGGAAGCCTCGCACGCAACTCTTACTTTCATGGCCTGCCTTAAaacggcaattaaaacatcGTCTTCGCATCAAACAACGGGCAATACAACTATTTCAATAACACAAAAGTAAAGAGAGCAGCAATTACACTTGCCGTTGGTCAAAAGTCGCAAATTAGAAAGTGTGGAAACCGCAAACGGCAGACGCAGAAAGAGAAACAATTTTCGGGCCGTGGAGGCGGGGGTGTAACAATAACCGAGTTCTTTGCCGGAGAAATATCATTGTAATTTATGTGCTGCTGGTCTCccagatatttattttcgttttcgtttgcGGTCTCGTGCCAAGGCACGCTCCACTGGCtccggattggattggatccCTGGTCAAAGTCAAAGTCAGAGCAGAGACGAGAAAGCGGCAAAACGTTCGTGATTTGCGGTAAGTGAGCAAGCTCTTCGGTTTCTGGGAGTGGATCGGATCGACTGGAGGGCCCGTGACTCACATTCTGGACTGTCACGGACGGGTTTCCGGCTGAGAGAAACTCAAGCGGCCTCGAATATTCACATTTCACTTTCTTTCTTTCGCCGAGAATCCAGCCAAGGTTTATTGaccaagaaaaataaaagcgtcaaacaaataacaaaaatttaattaagtgcTTACTGCTCACTGGCCAAGTGCTTAACCTTAATTGGCATGCCCAGCGGCTTTCCAGCGAGTTTGTGCCTTAAGTCTTTCGTTTGCGCCGATGGTCAGCAACCCCCGAAAGAAAACTGTCGATTGGCCCAAACGCGCACTAACTGTGCTGCATTTTAATGCGAGCGGATTTGACTATTGATTACCCATTGCATAAGACCCTGGCCCATGATGCAATCGCAGGGCAGGAGCAGTCAGCGATCCACTTTTGCGGTCGCAAACTTCTCGGCGAAACTTTTACTGACCCCGAAAATCACTCGTCGGCAGAAGACAAAATGACAGGCAACTTGGGACTGCACGAAAGCAGAACAAATTGCACTTGCAATTTCCACATTTCCATTACGGTTATTAGTCAGCTGCATTTGATGGACAAATTGCGAGTGGCATTGTCAAGACTCCGCCATGCAGTTTTCAGTAAACAAATCGCATTCTCTGGCCTGCAATTGAGATGAAGACCAATTCAGTTTGGCTTGGACCAAACATAAACTGTATTAAACACGACTTAACGGCTTCAAAGAAAAAACTTTCACCTCGCTCAGCAGCTTGACAACGAGCACCGCAAAATGCCAAAAGCA
This portion of the Drosophila takahashii strain IR98-3 E-12201 chromosome 3R, DtakHiC1v2, whole genome shotgun sequence genome encodes:
- the LOC108056552 gene encoding uncharacterized protein isoform X1, which produces MWNQRKVHACLLLSIVASNCLLMTYAFPQQEVYQRQHQVTQSPVYRGGDESAARKFAVKPNASKKVALDDIEDDLETNQIQESVGGPGGFTWSNMLSTVMTMFFNNAVNAPTKSDDVDSSIGLGGSPWANVISMGLRIINTLLGGGAPSDGIDKVDNGGSPMQGILVAVMSAVLGSRDPDQVNSMAKQAGEFIQIVMNLLDALKTSFSHRSLAARSLGKRDSVSDAVVAGISLMKGYVRTYRSSEDKCTQKYMCDANTECVREIGGSSIFCQLGSYATSYVLGRSSGSNFEELYDAGRRGRSGFDCRQIYLECNEV
- the LOC108056552 gene encoding uncharacterized protein isoform X2 → MWNQRKVHACLLLSIVASNCLLMTYAFPQQEVYQRQHQVTQSPVYRGGDESAARKFAVKPNASKKVALDDIEDDLETNQIQESVGGPGGFTWSNMLSTVMTMFFNNAVNAPTKSDDVDSSIGLGGSPWANVISMGLRIINTLLGGGAPSDGIDKVDNGGSPMQFIQIVMNLLDALKTSFSHRSLAARSLGKRDSVSDAVVAGISLMKGYVRTYRSSEDKCTQKYMCDANTECVREIGGSSIFCQLGSYATSYVLGRSSGSNFEELYDAGRRGRSGFDCRQIYLECNEV